In Sulfurisphaera javensis, a single genomic region encodes these proteins:
- a CDS encoding protein kinase, which produces MIIFSKLQKSEVKIDRKIPITVSPIKVIFFNQKLIPILSTVLFPSTSTSNKTYSISQTQDSYIITLHSPAEASYVAINFPSLLPIPECVSDWMKICDYLKELFSSKDLQRVYEKYKDIIIPSFPSDWIGREINGYKIIDIIGEGGNSYVLKGIKDSKLFAIKVPKISNQLTATISSFNLFKEFFNEAWNIIEISSKSDYLVKVYGINVDFYDIKEIMRGDLLVYLTKPPTLVMEYVEGGSVLSLLSKGFNFSSNWERIVAKIGLDIAYALKTLHISGYVHLDIKPSNFLLSRNVNSPEEICNIKVKLSDLGSVKRIRQTPTHFTAEYAPPELYMAYPAMPAMDVFSLGASLFALTWGRSGFNPDEIVFSNDSNTVYQRYVNFYTKLYYSSLTKFQRYLLSLVYPDYRKRPSIIQVIEGLKRFSC; this is translated from the coding sequence ATGATTATATTTAGTAAGTTACAAAAGTCTGAAGTAAAAATTGATAGGAAAATTCCTATTACAGTTTCGCCTATAAAAGTAATTTTCTTTAATCAAAAACTCATTCCAATACTTTCAACAGTTTTATTTCCTTCAACCTCAACTTCCAACAAAACTTATTCAATTTCTCAAACCCAAGATTCTTACATTATTACATTACATTCTCCTGCCGAAGCATCATATGTGGCAATAAATTTCCCTTCTTTATTACCAATACCAGAGTGCGTATCTGATTGGATGAAAATTTGTGACTACTTAAAAGAGCTTTTTTCTTCTAAGGATTTACAGAGGGTTTATGAAAAGTATAAGGATATAATAATTCCATCTTTTCCTTCAGATTGGATTGGAAGAGAAATTAATGGCTATAAGATAATTGATATAATAGGAGAGGGTGGTAATTCTTACGTTCTTAAAGGTATTAAAGATAGTAAACTTTTTGCAATAAAGGTACCTAAAATAAGTAATCAGCTTACAGCAACTATTTCAAGTTTTAATCTTTTTAAAGAATTTTTTAATGAAGCTTGGAATATCATAGAAATTTCCTCTAAATCTGATTATTTAGTTAAAGTTTATGGGATAAATGTTGACTTTTATGATATAAAAGAAATAATGAGAGGGGATCTTTTAGTTTATTTAACAAAACCACCAACGTTGGTTATGGAATATGTTGAAGGAGGAAGTGTATTGTCATTACTTTCTAAAGGATTTAATTTTTCCTCTAACTGGGAAAGAATAGTTGCAAAAATTGGATTAGATATTGCTTATGCACTAAAGACTTTACATATCTCTGGTTATGTTCACTTAGATATTAAACCGAGTAACTTTCTTTTATCTAGGAATGTTAACTCGCCCGAAGAAATATGTAATATAAAAGTTAAGTTAAGTGATTTAGGATCAGTTAAGAGAATTAGACAAACTCCAACACACTTTACTGCTGAATACGCTCCTCCCGAATTATATATGGCTTATCCAGCTATGCCTGCTATGGATGTCTTTTCATTAGGTGCTTCTCTATTTGCTTTAACTTGGGGAAGAAGTGGATTTAATCCAGATGAGATTGTCTTTTCAAATGACTCTAACACAGTTTATCAAAGATATGTGAATTTTTACACAAAACTTTATTATTCTTCCTTGACAAAATTCCAGAGATATTTACTTTCTTTAGTTTATCCTGATTACAGGAAGAGACCAAGCATAATACAAGTAATAGAAGGATTAAAAAGGTTCTCTTGTTAA
- a CDS encoding DUF973 family protein: MISPAEGVRKLRNAFILYAMAEIAFFVSFISAVNFALSFLAGVSSFTSIIYLVLSDILGLVLGIIGGIFAYQGFKSFPLIKGNADGGAIVSIVAFILSPLSLLVGLIIGIVGFALMKGGLDKISDYYSESTIRQGALLSLIPVVSIIGCIIIAVGLNKAENKPVAIQQPNPVFAQPTFYPSLVNQIGLGVIKSNGEIMLTLDSKISGNIISVRIENTPYFANVSIPINMGVNNVKINMNTVISLIPSTTYPITLIISNGMTSLTVNAQAIFNP, encoded by the coding sequence ATGATATCACCTGCAGAAGGAGTAAGAAAGCTTAGAAATGCTTTCATTCTTTACGCTATGGCAGAGATAGCATTCTTTGTTAGCTTTATTTCTGCAGTTAATTTTGCTTTATCGTTTTTAGCAGGAGTATCTTCTTTTACCTCTATTATATACTTAGTCTTATCTGATATTTTAGGATTAGTTTTAGGAATAATAGGGGGAATATTTGCCTATCAAGGTTTCAAATCTTTTCCTTTAATTAAAGGAAATGCTGATGGAGGTGCAATAGTTTCTATTGTCGCATTTATTTTATCCCCTCTAAGCTTGCTTGTAGGATTAATTATTGGGATTGTTGGATTTGCATTAATGAAAGGGGGTTTAGATAAAATTAGTGATTATTATTCAGAAAGTACTATAAGACAAGGTGCTTTACTTAGCCTTATTCCGGTAGTCTCTATAATAGGTTGTATAATAATTGCTGTTGGATTAAATAAAGCTGAAAATAAACCTGTTGCAATTCAACAACCTAATCCAGTTTTTGCTCAACCAACATTTTATCCAAGTTTGGTTAATCAGATTGGTTTAGGAGTTATAAAAAGTAATGGAGAAATAATGTTAACATTAGATTCTAAAATATCTGGAAATATTATTAGCGTTAGAATTGAAAATACTCCTTATTTTGCTAACGTTTCAATACCTATTAATATGGGAGTTAATAATGTTAAAATTAATATGAATACTGTAATCTCTTTAATTCCATCTACAACTTACCCAATAACTCTAATAATTTCAAATGGAATGACAAGCTTAACAGTAAATGCCCAGGCTATATTTAACCCTTAA
- a CDS encoding circularly permuted type 2 ATP-grasp protein, with the protein MKIRKVNKDVTYNEFLHDPIYTKLIDNVERLGKDIFDISKRVNLQAYFEGFTFYTYLKYRGTPIDIIPRLLSLSFFNKISDYLIARNYVLNRFIKEVYEEKNSPIPDWIIKTNPYYRPEMIGFTPPKGIYTHVYGADIVRVSGNPYILEDNLRIPSGISYAYKAFEYTQRFLSILSEGYKILDIYGLEYLNEILRYVSGTKDPVIVLLTEGTYNSAYFEHKFISDKLGIILAEPNDIKVKDGEVVVDTVDQGEVHVDVIYRRIEDLDYLTPGLMKAYLRGWVTLVNAPGTGIADDKASFVWVPYLAERYGIKMEGVIQPLTLCLYEKENLEKVLNYPTRYVIKKREGYGGIGLAIVKDDNINVIKEVLKEYENFIAQEVLDFDTVISVIGDSFYETYADLRFFVYYDKVATAILSRVGILGSRVTNNSSGGMVKPVWIIE; encoded by the coding sequence ATGAAAATAAGAAAAGTCAATAAGGACGTTACTTATAACGAGTTTTTACACGATCCAATTTATACTAAACTTATCGATAATGTCGAACGACTAGGTAAAGATATTTTCGATATAAGTAAAAGAGTGAATTTACAAGCTTATTTTGAGGGTTTTACATTTTATACTTACTTAAAATATAGGGGAACACCAATAGATATTATTCCTAGACTCTTGTCCTTATCCTTTTTTAATAAAATCTCGGACTATCTTATTGCAAGAAATTATGTCTTAAATCGATTCATAAAAGAGGTTTATGAAGAGAAAAATTCCCCAATTCCGGATTGGATTATTAAAACTAATCCTTATTATAGACCAGAAATGATTGGTTTCACCCCTCCTAAAGGTATTTATACTCACGTTTATGGTGCAGATATTGTAAGGGTAAGTGGCAATCCCTACATATTAGAAGATAACTTAAGAATCCCTTCTGGAATATCTTACGCATATAAAGCCTTTGAGTACACTCAAAGATTTCTTTCAATCCTTTCTGAAGGTTATAAGATTCTTGATATTTACGGTCTTGAGTACTTGAATGAGATTTTACGTTACGTAAGTGGAACCAAGGATCCAGTAATAGTATTACTAACAGAAGGTACTTACAATTCAGCATATTTTGAACATAAATTCATTTCTGATAAGTTAGGGATAATTTTAGCTGAACCTAATGATATAAAAGTAAAAGATGGAGAAGTAGTTGTAGATACAGTTGATCAAGGAGAAGTACATGTAGATGTTATATATAGAAGGATTGAAGACTTAGATTATTTAACCCCTGGTTTAATGAAAGCTTATTTAAGAGGATGGGTCACTTTAGTCAATGCCCCTGGTACGGGAATAGCAGATGATAAGGCTAGTTTCGTTTGGGTTCCTTATTTAGCTGAAAGATATGGGATAAAAATGGAAGGAGTAATACAGCCACTTACTCTTTGTCTTTATGAGAAAGAGAATTTAGAAAAAGTGCTTAACTATCCAACTCGTTATGTTATAAAGAAGAGAGAAGGATATGGTGGAATAGGTTTAGCTATAGTTAAAGACGATAATATCAACGTCATAAAAGAAGTATTAAAAGAGTATGAAAATTTTATTGCTCAAGAAGTCTTAGACTTTGATACTGTAATATCAGTTATAGGGGATTCATTTTACGAAACTTATGCCGATTTACGTTTCTTTGTTTATTATGATAAAGTAGCTACAGCTATTCTAAGTAGAGTTGGAATTTTAGGAAGTAGAGTTACTAACAATTCTTCTGGAGGGATGGTGAAACCAGTATGGATTATAGAGTGA
- a CDS encoding transglutaminase domain-containing protein encodes MDYRVSYVSVYEYEADVILNENTLKIVPYDGDNQILLKHEVGTIPKGYMTFYRDIFHNIVYKVKVTEPHRRLEIFSYSEVKVDNKVIKTDYEFPYNYGFNEFLLPTKLVDPEPFNQIAKEVTKGLRTLGEVIEAIVKFVRGKISYKPGVTNINTTAYEAFKFGYGVCQDYTHVTLAMLRALGIPARYVMGVVNDNPRATHAWVEVLTPDGTFLDVDPTRNKFYNLGYIKFAIGRDFSDVSPVVGSFVSSGRGWLKEVKIEVKIRDS; translated from the coding sequence ATGGATTATAGAGTGAGTTACGTTAGCGTTTATGAATATGAAGCTGATGTAATACTAAATGAGAATACATTAAAGATAGTTCCATATGATGGTGACAATCAAATATTATTAAAGCATGAAGTTGGTACAATACCAAAAGGTTATATGACGTTTTATAGAGATATTTTTCATAATATAGTTTATAAAGTAAAAGTAACTGAACCGCATAGAAGATTAGAAATATTCTCTTATAGTGAAGTTAAAGTTGATAATAAAGTGATAAAGACTGATTATGAATTTCCTTATAACTATGGCTTTAATGAGTTCTTACTCCCAACAAAGTTAGTTGATCCAGAACCCTTTAATCAGATTGCTAAAGAAGTTACGAAAGGATTACGAACTTTAGGAGAAGTTATAGAGGCAATTGTAAAATTTGTAAGAGGTAAAATAAGTTATAAGCCTGGTGTTACAAACATAAATACTACAGCTTATGAAGCATTTAAGTTTGGTTACGGAGTTTGCCAAGACTATACTCACGTAACTTTAGCAATGTTAAGGGCTTTAGGAATACCTGCAAGATATGTAATGGGAGTAGTTAATGACAACCCAAGGGCTACACATGCATGGGTTGAAGTATTAACTCCAGATGGTACATTTCTCGATGTAGATCCTACTAGGAATAAGTTTTACAACTTAGGTTATATAAAGTTTGCAATAGGTAGGGATTTTTCAGATGTGAGCCCAGTAGTTGGTTCGTTCGTAAGTTCTGGGAGAGGTTGGTTAAAAGAGGTTAAAATTGAGGTGAAAATACGTGATTCCTAA
- a CDS encoding DUF4898 domain-containing protein: MVEVSHIYEYNVEEDIRSLVNILGFDKSMVIPLKIIKDPKKFFNFILPKDKPFALIVPTNYEIVKIVNEIRFNLTKYILISENLKDIAILLIKNSK; encoded by the coding sequence ATGGTTGAGGTTTCACACATTTATGAATACAATGTTGAGGAAGATATTAGATCATTAGTCAACATTCTTGGGTTTGATAAAAGTATGGTTATTCCTTTAAAAATTATAAAAGATCCTAAGAAATTCTTTAATTTTATCCTCCCAAAAGATAAGCCTTTTGCATTAATCGTTCCAACAAATTATGAAATAGTTAAAATAGTTAATGAAATTAGATTTAACCTCACAAAATATATTCTAATATCTGAAAACTTAAAGGACATTGCAATTCTTCTAATAAAGAACTCAAAATAA
- a CDS encoding ATP-binding protein — translation MNSLKQIILDQKVRLEKKFERERIIERETPDLRKYVSSPNVLAILGVRRSGKSTLSQLLVRGSNYGYVNFDDERLYSLKAEDLSKVEKAIYELFGDVDYFLFDEIHNIPGWELFVNRLREEGKKIIITGSNSKMLSGELSTHLTGRHIDYTLFPFSFSEYLKFKGIKIERVNDTFTSLSESVIKRELENYLKLGGFPEVHKVSEDIIHSIVSDIITKDIIFRLKIKRIRTFHDFAFSLLSYYSNEVSLNRFSKMLKLSINTVEEWFNAMIEAYLILPCERYSESPKARLVSPKKIYLVDPGIASLVLLDNSIGRIMENTVAIHLARKGEKLQYYKSEKGEIDFVTRNEFIQVTFAEGKDDINKREVEVLKDVKGKKKIVVTWDYEDKVEDIQFIPLWKYLLSE, via the coding sequence GTGAACTCATTAAAACAAATAATACTCGATCAAAAGGTTAGATTAGAGAAAAAATTTGAAAGAGAACGTATTATAGAGAGGGAAACACCAGACTTAAGGAAGTATGTATCTTCACCAAACGTTTTAGCAATATTAGGTGTTAGGAGAAGTGGGAAATCAACCCTTTCTCAACTTTTAGTTAGGGGTTCAAATTACGGTTATGTCAACTTTGATGATGAAAGGCTTTACAGCTTAAAGGCTGAAGATCTCAGCAAGGTTGAAAAGGCAATATATGAACTTTTTGGCGATGTAGACTATTTTCTCTTTGATGAAATACATAATATCCCGGGCTGGGAGTTATTTGTAAATAGACTAAGGGAAGAAGGGAAGAAAATTATTATTACCGGTAGTAATTCAAAAATGCTCTCTGGTGAATTATCAACTCATCTTACCGGGAGACATATTGATTACACTCTATTCCCTTTCTCTTTTTCAGAATATCTAAAATTCAAAGGAATAAAAATTGAAAGAGTAAATGATACCTTCACTTCTTTATCTGAAAGTGTTATAAAGAGAGAATTAGAGAACTACTTAAAGCTTGGTGGGTTTCCAGAAGTTCATAAGGTTTCTGAAGATATCATTCATTCAATTGTATCTGACATAATAACAAAGGACATAATCTTTAGGCTCAAAATTAAAAGGATAAGAACCTTTCACGATTTTGCCTTTTCATTACTTTCATATTACTCTAACGAAGTTTCTTTAAATAGATTTTCTAAAATGTTAAAACTAAGCATAAACACTGTTGAAGAATGGTTTAACGCAATGATTGAGGCTTATTTAATATTACCATGCGAAAGGTACTCTGAAAGTCCTAAAGCTAGGTTGGTCTCACCAAAGAAGATTTACCTTGTTGATCCTGGGATTGCATCTTTAGTTTTACTTGACAACTCAATAGGAAGAATAATGGAGAACACAGTAGCAATACATTTAGCTAGAAAGGGAGAAAAACTTCAATATTATAAAAGTGAAAAAGGGGAAATTGACTTTGTGACAAGGAATGAATTTATTCAAGTAACTTTTGCTGAAGGGAAAGATGATATTAATAAAAGAGAAGTTGAAGTCTTGAAAGATGTTAAGGGGAAGAAGAAAATCGTTGTAACATGGGATTATGAGGATAAAGTTGAAGATATACAATTTATCCCTCTTTGGAAATATTTACTTTCTGAATAA
- a CDS encoding nucleotidyltransferase domain-containing protein, producing the protein MNWDSLVNAFLKVYGDNLVSIVLFGSYSRGDQRKDSDIDLLVVLNKIENRYNIVTKIVEVDKILEEGFYKELREKGYEGVVMPIFLDVKGATRFRPLYLDIVFDAIILYDKDNIMKETFERIRKRLEELGAVRIKDGRKRHVVILTKIKPGEVFELE; encoded by the coding sequence ATGAATTGGGATTCATTAGTAAACGCGTTCTTAAAGGTTTACGGTGATAATTTAGTCTCTATTGTTCTCTTCGGATCTTACTCTAGAGGTGACCAAAGAAAAGATAGTGATATTGATTTGCTTGTTGTACTAAATAAAATAGAGAACAGGTACAACATAGTTACTAAGATCGTTGAAGTTGATAAAATACTTGAGGAAGGTTTTTATAAAGAATTAAGGGAAAAAGGTTACGAAGGGGTAGTAATGCCTATTTTTCTTGATGTTAAAGGAGCAACGAGATTTAGGCCATTATACCTAGATATTGTATTTGACGCAATAATATTATACGACAAGGACAATATAATGAAAGAAACATTCGAAAGAATAAGAAAAAGGTTGGAGGAATTGGGTGCAGTTAGGATTAAGGATGGAAGGAAAAGACATGTCGTTATATTGACTAAGATTAAGCCTGGGGAGGTTTTTGAACTTGAATAA
- a CDS encoding HEPN domain-containing protein: MNNINLAEGYLREAKIRLKYAEEALKVDKDYAYCVRSSQEVVELSVKAILRLYGLEVPKTHDPGRELVKNKEKFPEWLKNNIGEIEFISRWLSLERIPSFYGDEETGTPPNEIYDEEYCKKALESANYVYQIAEKALNETKERFHSYLK; encoded by the coding sequence TTGAATAATATTAATTTAGCTGAAGGTTACTTGAGAGAAGCTAAGATTAGGTTAAAGTATGCTGAAGAAGCATTAAAAGTTGACAAGGACTATGCTTATTGCGTTAGATCTTCTCAAGAAGTTGTAGAGTTAAGTGTAAAAGCAATTCTTAGATTGTATGGTTTAGAAGTACCTAAGACTCATGACCCTGGCAGAGAACTTGTTAAAAATAAGGAGAAGTTTCCGGAATGGCTAAAAAATAACATCGGCGAGATTGAGTTCATCTCAAGATGGTTAAGTTTAGAGAGAATTCCATCATTTTACGGTGATGAAGAGACTGGAACACCGCCAAATGAGATTTATGATGAGGAATATTGTAAAAAAGCATTAGAATCAGCTAATTATGTTTATCAGATTGCTGAAAAAGCTTTAAATGAAACGAAAGAGAGATTTCATTCCTACCTAAAGTAA
- a CDS encoding pyridoxal-phosphate dependent enzyme, with amino-acid sequence MEICTRCGKPRESIFEIKCKRCGGPFKYVIDFDYKDKIRENFPYVKEWISLGEGNTPLIKFQNVYLKLDFLNPTGSYKDRGSVTLISYLHQQGIKRIAEDSSGNAGASIAAYGALAGMEVAVFVPENANPSKLKQIEAYNAKVVKVKGSREDVTRQAENSGYYFASHILQPQFRDGIRSLAYEIYRDFKQVEYVFLPTSAGTLLLGVYEGFKHLLESGKIERMPKLISVQTEQVMPVCASLKGLKYNPPEKVTSIADALVSTKPFLLPEMLTVLKETGDCVVVSEDEIKEAWKYLAKHGILVEPSSATVWSAYQKYKVNNAVLVLTGNGLKSLSVNVK; translated from the coding sequence ATGGAAATTTGTACAAGATGTGGAAAACCTAGAGAAAGCATATTTGAAATAAAATGCAAAAGATGTGGTGGTCCATTTAAATACGTAATTGATTTTGATTATAAGGATAAAATTAGGGAAAATTTCCCTTATGTTAAGGAATGGATTTCACTTGGTGAAGGAAATACACCATTAATTAAGTTTCAAAATGTGTATCTTAAACTTGATTTCTTAAACCCTACTGGTTCTTACAAGGATAGAGGTTCAGTAACTTTAATTTCTTATTTACATCAACAAGGGATAAAAAGGATAGCTGAAGATTCTTCTGGCAATGCTGGTGCTTCAATAGCAGCTTATGGTGCTTTAGCTGGAATGGAAGTTGCTGTTTTTGTCCCAGAAAATGCTAACCCATCTAAGCTTAAGCAAATAGAAGCTTATAATGCGAAAGTTGTTAAGGTAAAAGGAAGTAGAGAAGATGTAACTAGGCAAGCTGAAAATTCTGGTTATTATTTTGCCTCTCACATTCTCCAACCACAATTCCGTGATGGTATTAGAAGCTTAGCTTATGAAATATACAGAGATTTTAAGCAAGTTGAGTATGTATTTTTACCAACTTCTGCAGGAACTTTGCTTCTTGGTGTTTATGAAGGATTTAAACACTTATTAGAGTCTGGGAAAATAGAAAGAATGCCAAAACTTATATCTGTACAAACAGAACAAGTTATGCCAGTATGTGCTTCTCTCAAGGGATTAAAATATAATCCACCAGAAAAAGTTACTTCAATAGCGGATGCATTAGTCTCAACAAAACCATTCCTTCTACCAGAAATGCTTACAGTATTAAAAGAAACTGGGGATTGCGTAGTTGTAAGTGAGGATGAAATAAAGGAAGCTTGGAAATACTTAGCTAAACATGGTATTTTAGTTGAGCCAAGTTCAGCAACTGTTTGGAGTGCATATCAAAAATACAAGGTGAATAATGCTGTTTTAGTCTTAACTGGAAATGGATTAAAATCTCTTTCAGTTAATGTAAAGTAA
- a CDS encoding ATP-binding protein yields MLFDPTPKVDRKDFFDREKEIEKLKRLETPIVLVLGLRRTGKSSLIKIVLNELKDYLSIYVDLRKYEEKNTITYRDFLLDLQNEINRLGKKYNKLIDALKNIKGVKILGNEVKFSWSKEERFSFSSLLDSLEQTGKSVIVLDEAQELVKMRGVNLLPSLAYAFDNLKNVKIIISGSEMGMVYDFLKVEDSSSPLYGRAFSTIELKPFDKETAIKFLKKGFEELNISFNKEEEVYETIGGIPGWLTYFGFTYYQTRNYEESVRKTLEYAKKLIYREFENFLKPRYIAKERYYTAMRTISNCASWSEIKRSLEAKEGIEISDSEIYNYLIQLLKHSWIVKEDDKYCPSEPLIGKTFKT; encoded by the coding sequence TTGCTATTTGACCCAACACCAAAAGTAGATAGAAAAGATTTCTTTGATAGAGAGAAAGAAATTGAGAAATTAAAAAGATTAGAAACCCCCATAGTTCTAGTTCTTGGATTAAGAAGAACTGGTAAATCCTCACTCATTAAAATCGTTTTGAACGAATTAAAGGATTATCTTTCAATTTACGTTGACTTAAGAAAATATGAAGAGAAGAATACAATTACTTACAGGGATTTTCTCCTTGATCTACAAAATGAAATAAATAGACTTGGAAAGAAATACAACAAGTTAATAGACGCGTTAAAGAACATAAAAGGTGTTAAAATCCTGGGAAATGAAGTAAAGTTTAGTTGGAGTAAAGAAGAAAGGTTCTCCTTCTCCTCTTTACTTGACTCTCTTGAACAAACCGGAAAGAGTGTTATAGTTCTTGATGAAGCACAAGAGCTTGTAAAGATGAGAGGAGTTAATCTTTTACCATCTTTAGCTTATGCCTTTGATAATTTAAAAAACGTTAAAATAATTATAAGTGGTTCTGAAATGGGAATGGTATATGATTTTCTAAAAGTTGAAGATTCATCAAGCCCCTTGTATGGCAGAGCATTTTCAACTATTGAATTAAAACCCTTTGATAAAGAAACTGCTATTAAGTTCTTAAAAAAGGGATTTGAAGAACTTAACATAAGTTTTAACAAGGAAGAAGAGGTTTACGAAACAATTGGAGGAATTCCAGGTTGGTTAACATATTTCGGTTTTACTTACTATCAAACTAGGAATTATGAGGAAAGTGTGAGAAAAACACTTGAATATGCTAAAAAACTTATCTACAGAGAATTTGAGAATTTCCTTAAACCACGTTACATTGCTAAAGAAAGGTATTACACTGCTATGAGAACAATTAGTAACTGTGCTAGTTGGAGTGAAATAAAAAGATCATTAGAGGCTAAAGAAGGGATTGAGATTAGTGATTCTGAAATTTATAACTATCTAATTCAGTTACTTAAACATTCGTGGATAGTAAAAGAAGACGATAAATACTGTCCTTCAGAACCGTTAATAGGAAAAACTTTCAAAACGTGA
- a CDS encoding DUF973 family protein: protein MQNAELDGLKKLRGGAFFIIISPLLETIAFILFLPSLIGGVFAGGAAGTASGGAAGGVAGALGAAIGVTIIFIAMIVIGAVLGILGVLRLRSGFSILQSLGRDVGIGSTGGTLYLVGLILTLIGAILTLAIIGIFILVIAAILTLIGEILLGVGLYKVGDVYNEGLTKIGGILAAIPMGLISFVGYILVYIGLGKIINMVSSGVSPMAPYGYPQQPQYQPTYQQTQYPQPTYQQPQFYQVGQGVIKSDGYAKVYLYTTTSGVIVSAVMQNPQLTSSYINPITINPGNNEITIYFGNVSQLQIGNQYVITITINAGGNMIPVNATVVYQG from the coding sequence ATGCAAAACGCAGAACTAGATGGATTAAAAAAATTAAGAGGTGGAGCATTTTTCATAATCATATCTCCTTTATTAGAAACTATAGCGTTTATTCTGTTTTTACCTAGCTTAATTGGAGGTGTATTTGCTGGAGGTGCTGCTGGTACTGCGTCTGGTGGTGCTGCTGGAGGTGTTGCTGGTGCTCTTGGTGCTGCAATTGGAGTTACAATAATTTTTATAGCAATGATTGTTATAGGTGCAGTTCTAGGAATATTAGGTGTTTTAAGGTTAAGAAGTGGATTTTCTATTTTGCAAAGTTTAGGAAGAGATGTAGGTATTGGAAGTACTGGTGGTACACTATATTTAGTAGGCCTAATTCTAACATTAATAGGAGCTATTTTAACATTGGCAATTATAGGAATATTTATTTTAGTAATTGCGGCAATTTTAACACTTATTGGTGAGATCCTCTTAGGCGTAGGACTATACAAGGTTGGTGATGTTTACAATGAAGGGTTAACGAAAATTGGTGGAATTTTAGCTGCAATACCAATGGGTTTAATTAGTTTCGTTGGTTATATATTAGTATATATTGGTTTAGGAAAAATAATAAATATGGTTTCGTCTGGTGTAAGCCCAATGGCACCTTATGGTTATCCTCAACAGCCTCAGTATCAGCCTACATATCAACAAACTCAATATCCACAACCAACATATCAACAACCACAGTTTTATCAGGTTGGTCAAGGCGTTATTAAAAGTGATGGTTACGCCAAAGTATATTTGTATACAACAACATCTGGTGTTATAGTTTCTGCTGTTATGCAAAATCCTCAGTTAACATCTAGCTATATTAATCCAATTACAATTAATCCAGGTAATAATGAAATTACAATATATTTTGGTAATGTTAGTCAATTACAAATAGGAAATCAATATGTTATAACCATAACAATAAATGCTGGAGGTAATATGATACCAGTTAATGCAACAGTAGTATATCAGGGTTAA
- a CDS encoding ATP-binding protein: MIFIDRKRELKSLRERLLSPSFELIVIYGRRRIGKTALVLEGFGSH; encoded by the coding sequence ATGATATTCATAGATAGGAAAAGAGAGTTGAAAAGCTTAAGGGAGAGATTATTATCTCCTTCCTTTGAGCTAATCGTAATATACGGTAGGAGAAGGATTGGTAAAACTGCTTTAGTTTTAGAGGGGTTTGGGTCTCATTGA